From Streptomyces sp. NBC_01754, a single genomic window includes:
- a CDS encoding ATP-dependent DNA ligase yields MLLARLAHVSLEVAAAPARTRKVALLAGLFRETGPDDVPTVIPYLAGRLPRGRLGIGWSALSGPPEPSDTPVLTVAETDAELTGIGALTGPGSQAARKERLRRLFAAATADEQHFLRGLLTGELRQGALEAVAADALAAATGAPPADVRRAVMLAGSLQSVARALLADGPEALGAFRLTVGRPVLPMLAHTARSVTEAVDRLGPCAVEEKLDGIRVQVHREGPEVRIYTRTLDDITDRLPEPAVAVARFPGERFVLDGELIALGADGRPRPFQETAARVGSRRDVATAAAAVPVVPVFFDVLALDGRELIDLPSIERHAALDALVPEPLRVRRLTVADPQDTAARRAAEDFFEATLARGHEGVVVKGGGAPYSAGRRGASWLKVKPVHTLDLVVLAAEWGHGRRTGKLSNLHLGARRQDGTFAMLGKTFKGLTDTMLTWQTRRLQELATGDDGHVVTVRPELVVEIAYDGLQSSTRYPAGVTLRFARVLRHREDKPPEEADTVETVLARRT; encoded by the coding sequence ATGCTGCTCGCCCGGCTCGCCCATGTGTCGCTGGAGGTCGCCGCGGCCCCGGCCCGTACCCGGAAGGTCGCCCTGCTGGCCGGTCTCTTCCGGGAGACCGGACCCGACGACGTCCCCACCGTCATCCCCTATCTGGCCGGCCGCCTCCCACGGGGGCGGCTCGGCATCGGGTGGAGCGCCCTGTCCGGTCCGCCGGAGCCCTCGGACACCCCCGTACTGACGGTGGCGGAGACCGACGCCGAGCTCACCGGGATCGGGGCGCTGACCGGTCCCGGCTCCCAGGCGGCGCGCAAGGAGCGGCTGCGGCGGCTGTTCGCCGCGGCCACCGCCGACGAACAGCACTTCCTGCGCGGACTGCTCACCGGAGAACTGCGCCAGGGCGCCCTGGAGGCCGTCGCCGCCGATGCCCTGGCCGCGGCCACCGGGGCGCCGCCCGCAGACGTACGCCGGGCCGTCATGCTCGCCGGATCACTCCAGTCCGTCGCCCGGGCCCTGCTCGCCGACGGTCCCGAGGCGCTCGGGGCGTTCCGGCTCACCGTCGGCCGGCCCGTCCTGCCGATGCTGGCCCACACGGCCCGGTCGGTCACCGAGGCCGTCGACAGACTGGGTCCCTGCGCCGTGGAGGAGAAGCTCGACGGCATCCGGGTCCAGGTCCACCGGGAGGGCCCCGAGGTGCGGATCTACACCCGGACGCTCGACGACATCACCGACCGGCTCCCGGAGCCGGCCGTGGCCGTGGCCCGGTTCCCGGGCGAGCGGTTCGTCCTCGACGGCGAGCTGATCGCCCTCGGAGCGGACGGACGGCCCCGGCCCTTCCAGGAGACCGCCGCGCGTGTGGGTTCCCGGCGGGACGTCGCCACCGCCGCCGCGGCCGTCCCCGTCGTCCCGGTCTTCTTCGACGTGCTCGCGCTCGACGGGCGCGAGCTCATCGACCTCCCCTCCATCGAACGGCACGCGGCACTGGACGCGCTGGTCCCCGAGCCCCTGCGGGTACGGCGCCTCACCGTCGCCGATCCGCAGGACACGGCGGCACGCCGGGCCGCCGAGGACTTCTTCGAGGCGACGCTGGCCCGGGGCCACGAGGGCGTGGTGGTCAAGGGCGGGGGCGCACCCTACAGCGCCGGGCGTCGGGGCGCGTCCTGGCTGAAGGTGAAACCGGTACACACCCTGGACCTCGTGGTGCTCGCCGCCGAATGGGGCCACGGGCGGCGGACCGGCAAGCTGTCCAACCTGCACCTGGGCGCCCGCCGCCAGGACGGCACCTTCGCGATGCTGGGCAAGACCTTCAAGGGCCTCACCGACACGATGCTGACCTGGCAGACCCGGCGTCTCCAGGAACTCGCCACCGGGGACGACGGGCACGTGGTGACCGTCCGGCCCGAACTCGTCGTGGAGATCGCCTACGACGGGCTCCAGTCCTCCACCCGCTACCCGGCGGGCGTCACCCTCCGGTTCGCCCGGGTCCTGCGCCACCGCGAGGACAAGCCGCCCGAGGAGGCGGACACCGTCGAGACGGTGCTCGCACGCCGGACGTGA
- a CDS encoding metal-dependent hydrolase, with translation MMGPAHSLSGAAAWLGVGAAAAAAGHAMPWPVLVVGALICAGAALAPDLDHKSATISRSFGPVSKTVCEVVDKLSYAVYKATKGPGDPRRTGGHRTLTHTWLWAVLIGGGCSLAAITGGRWAVLAILFVHLVLAVEGLLWRAARVSSDVLVWLLGATGAWILAGVLDQPGQGSTWLFSGSGQEYLWLGLPIVLGALVHDIGDALTVSGCPILWPIPIGRRRWYPLGPPKAMRFRAGSWVEVKVLMPVFMLLGGVGGVVALDLV, from the coding sequence ATGATGGGACCGGCACACTCGCTGTCAGGAGCGGCGGCCTGGCTGGGGGTGGGGGCCGCGGCCGCGGCCGCGGGCCACGCGATGCCCTGGCCCGTCCTGGTCGTCGGGGCGCTGATCTGCGCCGGTGCCGCGCTCGCCCCGGACCTGGACCACAAGTCCGCCACCATCTCGCGGTCCTTCGGACCCGTGTCCAAGACCGTCTGCGAAGTCGTCGACAAACTCTCCTACGCCGTATACAAGGCCACCAAGGGGCCTGGTGACCCGCGCAGGACCGGCGGCCACCGCACCCTGACCCACACCTGGCTGTGGGCGGTGCTGATAGGCGGCGGCTGCTCCCTCGCGGCGATCACCGGCGGCCGGTGGGCGGTCCTGGCCATCCTCTTCGTCCATCTGGTGCTCGCCGTCGAAGGGCTGCTGTGGCGGGCGGCCCGGGTCTCCAGCGACGTCCTGGTGTGGCTGCTCGGCGCCACCGGCGCGTGGATCCTGGCCGGGGTGCTGGACCAGCCGGGCCAGGGCTCCACCTGGCTGTTCTCCGGGTCCGGCCAGGAGTACCTGTGGCTCGGCCTGCCGATCGTGCTCGGCGCCCTCGTCCATGACATCGGTGACGCGCTCACCGTCTCCGGCTGCCCGATCCTGTGGCCCATACCGATAGGCCGCAGGCGCTGGTACCCCCTCGGGCCGCCCAAGGCGATGCGCTTCCGGGCCGGCAGCTGGGTCGAGGTCAAGGTGCTGATGCCGGTCTTCATGCTGCTCGGGGGAGTGGGCGGCGTCGTGGCGCTCGACCTCGTCTGA
- a CDS encoding DEAD/DEAH box helicase → MTLIDQLPPTADPDALFDAFSSWTESQGITLYPAQEEALIEVVSGANVILSTPTGSGKSLVAAGAHFTALAQDKVTFYTAPIKALVSEKFFDLCKLFGTENVGMLTGDASVNADAPVICCTAEVLASIALRDGKYADIGQVVMDEFHFYAEPDRGWAWQIPLLELPQAQFVLMSATLGDVSMFEKDLTRRTGRPTSVVRSATRPVPLSYEYRLTPITETLTELLDTRQSPVYIVHFTQAAAVERAQSLMSINMCTKEEKEKIADLIGGFRFTTKFGQNLSRYVRHGIGVHHAGMLPKYRRLVEKLAQAGLLKVICGTDTLGVGVNVPIRTVLFTALTKYDGTRVRTLRAREFHQIAGRAGRAGFDTAGFVVAQAPEHVIENEKAVKKAGDDPKKKRKVVRKKAPEGFVAWSETTFDKLIQSEPEPLTSRFRVTHTMLLSVIARPGNAFEAMRHLLEDNHEPRRAQLRHIRRAIAIYRSLLDGGVVEQLETPDAEGRIVRLTVDLQQDFALNQPLSTFALAAFDLLDAESPSYALDMVSVVESTLDDPRQILAAQQNKARGEAVGQMKADGVEYEERMERLQEVTYPKPLSELLWHAYDVYRTSHPWVGDHPVSPKSVVRDMYERAMTFTEFTSNYELARTEGIVLRYLASAYKALEHTVPDDLKSEDLQDLIAWLGELVRQVDSSLLDEWEQLANPEVETAEQAQERADEVKPVTANPRAFRVLVRNAMFRRVELAALDRVRDLGELDADAGWDEDAWGEAMDAYWDAHEDLGTGPDARGPKLLKIDEDPEHGLWRVWQAFADPAGDHDWGIRAEVDLAASDEEGRAVVRVTHVGQL, encoded by the coding sequence GTGACCCTAATCGATCAGCTGCCCCCGACCGCAGACCCGGACGCCCTCTTCGATGCCTTCTCGTCATGGACCGAATCGCAGGGCATCACCCTCTATCCGGCTCAGGAGGAGGCGCTGATCGAGGTGGTCTCCGGAGCGAACGTGATCCTTTCCACCCCCACCGGCTCCGGAAAGAGCCTGGTGGCGGCGGGTGCGCACTTCACGGCGCTGGCCCAGGACAAGGTCACGTTCTACACCGCGCCGATCAAGGCTCTGGTGTCGGAGAAGTTCTTCGACCTGTGCAAGCTCTTCGGCACGGAGAACGTCGGGATGCTGACCGGCGACGCCTCGGTCAACGCCGACGCCCCCGTCATCTGCTGCACCGCCGAGGTGCTGGCGTCGATCGCGCTGCGTGACGGCAAGTACGCCGACATCGGCCAGGTCGTGATGGACGAGTTCCACTTCTACGCCGAGCCCGACCGCGGCTGGGCCTGGCAGATCCCGCTGCTGGAGCTGCCGCAGGCCCAGTTCGTACTGATGTCGGCGACGCTCGGCGACGTCTCGATGTTCGAGAAGGACCTGACCCGGCGCACCGGGCGCCCGACCTCCGTGGTGCGCTCCGCGACGCGACCGGTGCCGCTGAGCTACGAGTACCGGCTGACGCCGATCACCGAGACGCTCACCGAGCTGCTGGACACGCGGCAGTCACCGGTCTACATCGTGCACTTCACGCAGGCCGCGGCCGTGGAGCGGGCGCAGTCGCTGATGAGCATCAACATGTGCACGAAGGAGGAGAAGGAGAAGATCGCCGATCTGATCGGCGGCTTCCGCTTCACCACCAAGTTCGGCCAGAACCTCTCGCGCTACGTGCGTCACGGCATCGGGGTGCACCACGCGGGCATGCTCCCCAAGTACCGCCGCCTCGTCGAGAAGCTGGCGCAGGCCGGTCTGCTGAAGGTGATCTGCGGGACGGACACGCTGGGAGTGGGCGTCAACGTCCCCATCCGCACGGTGCTGTTCACCGCGCTCACCAAGTACGACGGCACCCGGGTGCGCACGCTGCGGGCCCGTGAGTTCCACCAGATCGCCGGGAGGGCCGGCCGGGCCGGGTTCGACACGGCGGGCTTCGTCGTCGCGCAGGCCCCCGAGCACGTCATCGAGAACGAGAAGGCCGTCAAGAAGGCGGGCGACGACCCGAAGAAGAAGCGGAAGGTGGTCCGCAAGAAGGCCCCCGAGGGCTTCGTCGCCTGGTCGGAGACCACCTTCGACAAGCTGATCCAGTCCGAGCCGGAGCCGCTGACCTCGCGCTTCCGGGTCACCCACACGATGCTGCTCTCGGTGATCGCGCGTCCGGGCAACGCCTTCGAGGCGATGCGGCATCTGCTGGAGGACAACCACGAGCCGCGCAGGGCGCAGCTGCGGCACATCCGGCGGGCCATCGCCATCTACCGCTCGCTGCTCGACGGCGGCGTGGTGGAGCAGCTGGAGACGCCCGACGCGGAGGGCCGGATCGTGCGGCTCACCGTCGACCTCCAGCAGGACTTCGCGCTCAACCAGCCGCTGTCCACATTCGCGCTGGCGGCCTTCGACCTGCTGGACGCCGAGTCCCCGTCGTACGCGCTGGACATGGTCTCCGTGGTGGAGTCGACGCTCGACGACCCCCGGCAGATCCTGGCCGCCCAGCAGAACAAGGCGCGGGGCGAGGCCGTCGGGCAGATGAAGGCGGACGGCGTCGAGTACGAGGAGCGGATGGAGCGGCTCCAGGAGGTCACGTACCCCAAGCCGCTGAGCGAGCTGCTCTGGCACGCGTACGACGTCTACCGCACCAGCCACCCGTGGGTCGGCGACCACCCGGTGTCGCCCAAGTCGGTGGTCCGGGACATGTACGAACGGGCCATGACCTTCACGGAGTTCACCTCGAACTACGAGCTGGCCCGCACCGAGGGCATCGTGCTGCGCTATCTGGCGAGCGCGTACAAGGCGCTGGAGCACACCGTCCCGGACGACCTGAAGTCCGAGGACCTCCAGGACCTGATCGCCTGGCTGGGTGAGCTGGTGCGTCAGGTGGACTCCAGTCTGCTGGACGAGTGGGAACAGCTGGCCAATCCGGAGGTGGAGACCGCCGAGCAGGCCCAGGAGCGGGCCGACGAGGTCAAGCCGGTCACGGCGAACCCCCGGGCGTTCCGGGTCCTGGTGCGCAACGCGATGTTCCGCCGGGTGGAGCTGGCCGCGCTGGACCGGGTGCGTGACCTCGGCGAGCTGGACGCGGACGCGGGCTGGGACGAGGACGCCTGGGGCGAGGCGATGGACGCCTACTGGGACGCGCACGAGGACCTGGGTACGGGACCGGACGCGCGCGGCCCCAAGCTGCTGAAGATCGACGAGGACCCGGAGCACGGTCTGTGGCGGGTGTGGCAGGCGTTCGCCGACCCGGCCGGTGACCACGACTGGGGTATCCGTGCGGAGGTCGATCTGGCGGCCTCCGACGAGGAGGGCCGGGCGGTCGTCCGGGTCACGCACGTGGGGCAGCTGTGA
- a CDS encoding helix-turn-helix domain-containing protein: MPPSPSARIQEARDRVAARLREMRLDAGLTGRDIAARTGWQKSKVSRVQSGVSAPSDDDIRAWCRACEADDQADDIIAASRDAATMYTEWRRIQRTGLKRVQESRIPVHERTTDMRVYSSSVIPGMLQTHAYAQALLHDISRFHGTPDDSHAAADARVARSRILNRTGRTFLFVLEEAALRRRVGSGEIMTAQLGSLLTTSAVPSVRLGIIPVSASAMWPLETFTLYDRESVYVELLTAAMTITAPSEIAQYAAAHGEMEEAAVFGHEAYRLIASCVSALS; this comes from the coding sequence GTGCCTCCATCCCCGTCAGCACGCATCCAGGAGGCCCGCGACCGTGTCGCCGCGCGATTGCGGGAGATGCGCCTCGATGCGGGGCTGACGGGGCGGGACATCGCTGCCCGGACAGGGTGGCAGAAGTCGAAGGTCAGCAGGGTTCAGAGCGGCGTAAGTGCCCCGTCGGACGACGACATCCGTGCGTGGTGCCGGGCTTGCGAAGCCGATGACCAGGCTGACGACATCATTGCAGCATCCCGAGACGCCGCCACCATGTACACCGAGTGGCGGCGCATTCAGCGCACGGGGCTGAAGCGCGTCCAGGAGTCGCGCATCCCTGTTCACGAGCGCACCACCGACATGCGCGTCTACTCCTCCAGCGTCATTCCGGGGATGCTCCAGACGCACGCCTACGCACAGGCGCTACTACACGACATCTCGCGCTTCCACGGAACGCCCGACGACTCCCATGCGGCAGCCGACGCTCGGGTCGCACGGTCCCGCATCCTGAACCGTACGGGCAGGACCTTTCTCTTCGTGCTTGAGGAGGCCGCCCTCCGCCGGCGGGTGGGATCCGGCGAGATCATGACGGCACAGCTGGGCAGCCTGCTCACGACGTCGGCTGTGCCTTCCGTGCGCCTGGGCATCATCCCCGTCTCCGCCTCCGCCATGTGGCCTCTGGAGACGTTCACGCTGTACGACCGGGAGTCGGTGTACGTCGAGCTGTTGACAGCTGCAATGACGATTACGGCCCCGTCCGAGATTGCCCAGTACGCCGCCGCTCACGGGGAAATGGAGGAGGCGGCGGTGTTCGGCCATGAGGCGTACCGGCTGATTGCGTCGTGTGTCTCCGCCCTGAGCTGA
- a CDS encoding DUF6879 family protein — protein MPTFAELLAETRCSAVHLETRDVYAVAEEDEDFAAFRAGKGYDLADKSSWWTPFHQLVRTGVDRGISVRRVRVVSEPVTEYIRYEHSITPQNLTAGEDVRWLPRSQASDLLIPGNDLWLFDDRAVKFGLFTGDGGLVGHEMTYDPDVIRSIRASVEGIWERGIPHQEFKV, from the coding sequence GTGCCCACCTTCGCGGAGCTGCTGGCTGAAACCCGCTGCTCCGCCGTTCACCTGGAGACGCGCGACGTCTACGCCGTGGCAGAAGAGGACGAGGACTTTGCCGCCTTCCGCGCCGGCAAGGGCTACGACCTGGCCGATAAGTCGTCGTGGTGGACGCCATTCCATCAGCTCGTACGGACGGGCGTCGACCGTGGGATCTCTGTGCGAAGGGTACGAGTGGTGTCGGAGCCCGTGACCGAGTACATCCGTTACGAGCACTCCATCACGCCACAGAACCTGACGGCGGGCGAAGACGTCCGCTGGCTTCCCCGCAGCCAGGCATCCGACCTCTTGATTCCCGGCAACGACCTCTGGCTATTCGACGACCGCGCGGTGAAGTTCGGTCTGTTCACCGGAGACGGCGGCCTCGTGGGGCACGAGATGACCTACGACCCTGACGTCATCCGAAGCATCCGGGCCTCTGTAGAGGGCATCTGGGAGCGCGGCATCCCGCACCAGGAGTTCAAGGTCTAG
- a CDS encoding recombinase family protein gives MIDISAAEPRRRNVRHSRRPAMAASAAGDRWIVYVRLSRDTDESTSVERQTEEGRRWVEDVAHGVVVEVVVDTDVSGEVSPWNRKNLSEWLTPTPPKPYDGMVALRVDRWARRVVWFSSLLDWCRDQGKRINTVRMNIDPTTREGRMFAGIAAMFAENELEVIKERAQETRDTLRQKGRWPGGRVPYGRVKVHLGKDPETGKSLGWKLDDHPRRCAVIRQAADNIFGLSGQPPTTPHAEVQRLNREGEPTESDCRLIDAGKEPKGTKWLRETLVRILLNPTTAGVITDHEGRIVRGDDGLPVLVARPVLTLDEQDRLRALIESTPQSETQRSRTGQPRRKNAGPLTYVEHCHECGGRMYRDGSTEPGNDGYRRGLRYRCPSKSKGLDCPGVNIVAEPVEAWVGEESLRRHGRMKYVLEEHVPGVSYASDIKAAESALDELEADRRAGVYKGSAVDRFRTQHKSLTDRLERLRSLPTREATTVLKDTGRSIATEWNRHNELILRSKAVTEEGEFVVDDPEERKTLRERGEQGHNQLYRMFRVRVEVKRAAVKGGRSFNPSRLVFTYQPEEDPEAAMLEAIAEEETD, from the coding sequence ATGATCGACATCAGCGCCGCGGAGCCCCGCCGGAGGAACGTCCGGCACTCCCGCCGCCCAGCCATGGCCGCCAGTGCGGCCGGGGACCGCTGGATCGTGTACGTGCGGCTCAGCCGCGACACCGACGAGAGTACGTCCGTAGAGCGGCAGACGGAGGAGGGAAGGCGCTGGGTCGAAGATGTCGCCCACGGCGTGGTCGTGGAGGTGGTCGTCGACACGGACGTTTCGGGGGAGGTATCCCCGTGGAACCGGAAGAACCTCTCGGAGTGGCTCACCCCGACACCGCCCAAGCCCTACGACGGCATGGTGGCGCTGCGCGTCGACAGATGGGCCCGGCGGGTGGTCTGGTTCTCCAGCCTCCTGGACTGGTGCCGTGACCAAGGGAAGCGAATCAACACTGTCCGCATGAATATCGACCCGACCACCCGGGAGGGCCGCATGTTCGCGGGGATCGCCGCCATGTTCGCAGAAAACGAGCTGGAGGTGATCAAGGAGCGAGCCCAGGAGACGCGTGACACCCTGCGCCAGAAGGGCCGGTGGCCCGGCGGGCGAGTACCGTACGGACGCGTCAAGGTGCATCTGGGAAAGGACCCGGAGACAGGTAAGTCCCTGGGCTGGAAGTTGGACGACCACCCCCGCCGGTGCGCCGTCATCCGACAGGCCGCAGACAACATCTTCGGCCTGTCGGGGCAGCCGCCCACCACTCCGCACGCCGAAGTGCAGCGGCTCAACCGCGAAGGGGAGCCGACTGAATCGGACTGTCGGCTCATCGATGCCGGCAAGGAGCCCAAGGGAACCAAGTGGCTGCGGGAGACGTTGGTCCGCATCCTGCTGAACCCGACGACGGCCGGCGTCATCACGGACCACGAGGGCCGGATCGTGCGTGGCGACGACGGCCTCCCGGTGCTCGTTGCCCGCCCCGTCCTCACCCTGGACGAGCAGGACCGGCTGCGGGCGCTAATCGAGTCGACACCTCAGAGCGAGACCCAGCGGTCCCGCACGGGACAGCCCCGTCGGAAGAACGCGGGGCCCTTGACGTACGTCGAGCACTGCCACGAGTGCGGCGGACGCATGTATAGGGACGGCTCCACCGAGCCGGGAAACGACGGCTACCGCCGCGGATTGCGCTACCGGTGCCCGTCGAAGTCCAAGGGGCTGGACTGCCCGGGAGTGAACATCGTGGCCGAGCCCGTGGAGGCGTGGGTCGGGGAGGAATCCCTCCGGCGCCATGGACGGATGAAGTACGTCCTGGAGGAGCACGTCCCAGGTGTCAGCTACGCCAGTGACATCAAGGCCGCGGAAAGCGCGCTTGACGAGTTGGAGGCGGACCGTCGGGCAGGCGTCTACAAGGGGTCGGCAGTCGATCGCTTCCGCACCCAGCATAAGAGCCTGACGGACCGGCTGGAGCGGCTGCGGAGTCTGCCGACGAGGGAAGCCACCACGGTACTGAAAGACACCGGGCGGTCGATCGCCACAGAGTGGAACCGCCACAACGAACTCATTCTCCGGTCCAAGGCCGTCACCGAGGAGGGGGAGTTCGTCGTCGATGATCCGGAGGAGCGCAAGACGCTCCGTGAGCGTGGGGAGCAGGGTCACAACCAGCTCTACCGGATGTTCCGGGTCCGCGTGGAGGTGAAGCGCGCCGCCGTCAAGGGCGGCCGGTCGTTCAACCCGAGCCGGCTGGTGTTCACGTATCAGCCTGAGGAGGATCCTGAGGCCGCGATGCTGGAGGCCATCGCGGAGGAAGAGACTGACTGA
- a CDS encoding DUF6011 domain-containing protein produces MELPEPLPGLTSGPTPEPTAGPPPARRSPVHCALCGRPLTGTASRRTGLGPACDAKLHPPGPDIRTRRHEVEQDPLPGT; encoded by the coding sequence GTGGAACTCCCCGAGCCGCTCCCCGGACTGACGTCCGGACCGACGCCCGAACCGACGGCCGGCCCGCCGCCCGCCCGCCGCAGCCCGGTGCACTGCGCCCTGTGCGGGCGCCCCCTCACCGGTACGGCGTCACGCCGGACCGGACTCGGACCGGCCTGCGACGCCAAACTGCATCCGCCCGGACCGGACATCCGCACCCGCCGCCACGAGGTGGAACAGGACCCGCTGCCCGGCACCTGA
- a CDS encoding GNAT family N-acetyltransferase yields MTEIVPVTGPELVTYADELAALLVETVEGGSSVGFLAPLGRDAAADWWRGRAALVEEGDHQVWIARHDERVVGTVDLVRASLPNARHRAEITELMVRPSARGQGVGRALLTAVERSAAASGLSLLVLGTETGGAAEELYRSAGWKQYGAIPAYAGDPSGALRATTFYFRVIGPLNALAPQ; encoded by the coding sequence ATGACCGAGATCGTTCCCGTGACCGGACCCGAACTGGTCACGTACGCCGATGAGCTGGCCGCCCTGCTGGTGGAGACCGTGGAAGGCGGTTCCTCGGTGGGGTTCCTCGCCCCGCTGGGCCGCGACGCCGCCGCGGACTGGTGGCGCGGGCGGGCCGCGCTGGTCGAGGAAGGTGACCACCAGGTCTGGATCGCCCGGCACGACGAGCGGGTGGTCGGCACGGTCGACCTGGTGAGAGCGTCTCTGCCCAACGCCCGCCACCGGGCGGAGATCACCGAACTGATGGTCCGTCCCTCGGCCCGCGGCCAGGGCGTCGGCCGGGCACTGCTCACTGCCGTCGAGCGGTCGGCCGCCGCTTCCGGGCTCAGCCTGCTGGTCCTGGGGACGGAGACGGGTGGCGCCGCCGAGGAACTCTACCGTTCGGCGGGGTGGAAGCAATACGGTGCGATCCCGGCGTACGCCGGTGACCCGTCCGGTGCGCTGCGCGCAACCACGTTCTACTTCCGGGTGATCGGCCCTCTCAACGCTCTCGCGCCACAATGA
- a CDS encoding glutathione peroxidase: MPLHEIPLRTLAGEPTTLGSFEGSAVLLVNVASQCGLTPQYAGLERLQKEYGSRGFTVVGVPCNQFAGQEPGTAEEIGTFCSATYGVSFPLLEKTEVNGEGRHPLYAELTKLADAEGAAGDVQWNFEKFLISPAGEPVARIRPGVEPEAPEVVSVIEANLPRR, translated from the coding sequence ATGCCCCTGCACGAGATCCCGCTGCGCACCCTCGCCGGTGAGCCCACCACCCTGGGCTCCTTCGAGGGCTCGGCGGTGCTGCTGGTGAACGTCGCGTCCCAGTGCGGGCTCACTCCGCAGTACGCCGGCCTGGAGCGCCTCCAGAAGGAGTACGGAAGCCGGGGGTTCACCGTGGTCGGGGTGCCCTGCAACCAGTTCGCGGGCCAGGAGCCGGGCACCGCCGAGGAGATCGGGACCTTCTGCTCGGCGACGTACGGCGTGAGCTTCCCGCTGCTGGAGAAGACCGAGGTCAACGGCGAGGGCCGGCATCCGCTGTACGCGGAGCTGACGAAGCTCGCGGACGCCGAGGGTGCGGCGGGCGACGTCCAGTGGAACTTCGAGAAGTTCCTGATCTCGCCGGCCGGTGAGCCGGTCGCCCGGATCCGGCCGGGCGTCGAGCCGGAGGCCCCCGAGGTCGTCTCCGTGATCGAGGCGAACCTGCCGCGGCGGTAG
- a CDS encoding acyl-CoA dehydrogenase family protein encodes MAEFTFELNDDQKQVRDWLHGFAADVIRPAASEWDEREETPWPVIQEAAKVGIYSLDFYAQQYFDPTGLGVPVAMEELFWGDAGIALSIVGTGLAAVGVLANGTEEQIGTWIPQMYGDADDVKLAAFCSSEPDAGSDVASMRTRAVYDEAKDEWVLNGTKTWATNGGIANVHVVVAVVDPELGSKGHASFIVPPQTPGLTQGQKFKKHGIRASHTAEVVLEDVRVPGSCLLGGKEKLDERLARARERAKSGGERLKNAAMATFEASRPAVGAMAVGTARAAYEVALDYAKTRSQFGRPIIDNQGIAFQLADMRTRIDAARLLVWRASWMATTGKQFTSAEGSMSKLFASETAKSVTAQAVQILGGNGYTREYPVERMHRDAAIYTIFEGTSEIQRLVIARTLSGMPIR; translated from the coding sequence ATGGCCGAGTTCACGTTCGAGCTCAACGACGATCAGAAGCAGGTCCGTGACTGGCTGCACGGCTTCGCCGCGGACGTGATCCGCCCGGCCGCATCCGAGTGGGACGAGCGTGAGGAAACGCCCTGGCCCGTCATCCAGGAGGCGGCCAAGGTAGGCATCTACTCCCTCGACTTCTACGCCCAGCAGTACTTCGACCCTACGGGTCTGGGCGTCCCCGTGGCCATGGAGGAGCTCTTCTGGGGCGACGCGGGCATCGCCCTGTCCATCGTCGGTACGGGCCTGGCGGCCGTCGGCGTCCTCGCCAACGGCACCGAGGAGCAGATAGGCACCTGGATCCCGCAGATGTACGGCGACGCCGACGACGTGAAGCTCGCCGCCTTCTGCTCCTCGGAGCCGGACGCCGGTTCGGACGTCGCCTCGATGCGGACCCGCGCGGTGTACGACGAGGCCAAGGACGAATGGGTCCTCAACGGCACCAAGACCTGGGCGACCAACGGCGGTATCGCCAACGTCCATGTCGTGGTCGCGGTCGTCGACCCCGAGCTGGGCTCCAAGGGGCACGCCTCCTTCATCGTGCCGCCGCAGACCCCGGGCCTGACCCAGGGCCAGAAGTTCAAGAAGCACGGCATCCGCGCCTCACACACCGCCGAGGTCGTCCTGGAGGACGTCCGCGTCCCCGGCAGCTGCCTGCTCGGCGGCAAGGAGAAGCTGGACGAGCGCCTCGCCCGGGCGCGCGAGCGCGCCAAGTCCGGCGGCGAGCGCCTGAAGAACGCCGCGATGGCCACGTTCGAGGCGTCGCGTCCGGCCGTCGGCGCGATGGCGGTCGGCACCGCCCGCGCCGCGTACGAGGTGGCCCTGGACTACGCCAAGACCCGCAGCCAGTTCGGCCGCCCGATCATCGACAACCAGGGCATCGCCTTCCAGCTGGCCGACATGCGCACCCGGATCGACGCCGCCCGGCTCCTGGTGTGGCGCGCCTCCTGGATGGCCACCACCGGCAAGCAGTTCACCTCCGCCGAGGGGTCGATGTCCAAGCTCTTCGCCAGCGAGACGGCGAAGTCCGTCACCGCGCAGGCCGTCCAGATCCTCGGCGGCAACGGCTACACCCGGGAGTACCCGGTCGAGCGGATGCACCGGGACGCCGCGATCTACACCATCTTCGAGGGTACGAGCGAGATCCAGCGCCTGGTGATCGCCCGCACCCTGTCCGGCATGCCGATCCGCTGA